The Cinclus cinclus chromosome 3, bCinCin1.1, whole genome shotgun sequence genome has a window encoding:
- the LOC134041688 gene encoding cytochrome c oxidase subunit 7A2, mitochondrial: MWRNVLALRQVSQRTISTASRRQFENRVSENQKLFQEDNGLPVHLKGGAKDSLLYRTTAGLTVLGTMYAVYYLLVSSMPKKPN; encoded by the exons ATGTGGCGAAACGTGCTG GCTCTTCgccaggtttcccagagaaccATAAGCACTGCTTCACGCAGGCAGTTTGAAAATAGGGTTTCTGAGAATCAGAAGCTTTTTCAG GAGGATAATGGCCTCCCAGTGCATCTTAAAGGCGGGGCAAAAGATTCTCTGTTGTACAGAACCACTGCGGGTCTTACAGTGTTAG GAACAATGTATGCTGTTTATTATCTGCTTGTCTCTTCAATGCCCAAGAAGCCGAACTGA